A part of Brassica rapa cultivar Chiifu-401-42 chromosome A05, CAAS_Brap_v3.01, whole genome shotgun sequence genomic DNA contains:
- the LOC103855142 gene encoding expansin-A13, with amino-acid sequence MQLFLLLLLLAALSPPATSHYSSSTSSPSSSSVSEWRPARATYYAATNPRDLVGGACGYGDLVKSGYGMATVGLSETLFERGQICGACFELRCVDDLRWCIPGTSIIVTATNFCAPNYGFDPDGGGHCNPPNKHFVLPIEAFEKIAIWKAGNMPVQYRRINCRKEGSIRFTVDGGGIFISVLITNVAGSGDISAVKIKGSRTGWLPMGRNWGQNWHINADLKNQALSFEVTSSDKSTVTAYNVAPRNWDYGQTFEGKQFETP; translated from the exons ATGCAACTGTttctcctccttctcctcctcgCCGCACTATCTCCTCCGGCGACTTCCCACTACTCATCCTCAACCTCATCTCCATCTTCCTCCTCCGTCTCCGAATGGCGTCCAGCTCGAGCCACCTACTACGCCGCCACGAATCCTAGAGACTTGGTAGGCGGTGCGTGTGGATACGGAGATCTCGTCAAATCTGGATACGGTATGGCGACGGTTGGTCTGAGCGAGACTCTGTTTGAGCGTGGTCAGATCTGTGGCGCTTGTTTCGAGCTCAGATGTGTCGATGATCTCCGTTGGTGTATCCCTGGAACTTCGATCATCGTCACCGCTACGAACTTCTGCGCTCCTAATTACGGGTTTGATCCCGACGGTGGTGGTCATTGTAACCCACCGAACAAACATTTCGTGTTGCCGATCGAAGCGTTTGAGAAGATCGCTATTTGGAAAGCGGGGAACATGCCCGTGCAGTATCGCAG GATAAACTGTAGAAAGGAAGGGAGCATTAGGTTTACAGTAGACGGTGGAGGCATTTTCATTTCGGTTCTGATCACCAATGTTGCCGGATCCGGTGATATATCCGCTGTGAAGATCAAAGGTTCGAGAACCGGGTGGTTACCAATGGGTCGTAACTGGGGACAGAACTGGCACATCAACGCCGATCTCAAGAACCAAGCTCTCTCGTTTGAAGTAACTTCTAGCGACAAATCAACCGTGACAGCTTACAACGTCGCTCCAAGAAACTGGGATTACGGACAAACCTTTGAAGGCAAACAATTCGAGACTCCGTAA